The Parafrankia irregularis genome window below encodes:
- a CDS encoding enoyl-CoA hydratase/isomerase family protein produces the protein MADDLGAAGLRFEREGVIGWCIIDRPAARNALTPAMYYGIKRAVRLVNTDPELSALIITGTGDVFAPGGDLGGRSEPGDSYPTDLRSEDILPFLTVRDSRAPVVSAVNGICQAGGLLIAMMSDIAVASDRAVFRVPELLRGIPDATYAAVLPAHVGLAMARDLLLSARRFDAAEAQRLGVISRVVPHDQLREAALQAAGEILQTAPEARMHVKRMLNERYGLIDYQTMTWSLENSPEPREGMRAFMEKRAPAWIPAEFANGGGRR, from the coding sequence ATGGCGGACGATCTGGGAGCGGCTGGTCTGCGTTTCGAGCGGGAGGGCGTCATCGGCTGGTGCATCATCGACCGGCCGGCGGCCCGTAACGCGCTCACCCCGGCCATGTACTACGGCATCAAGCGGGCCGTCCGCCTGGTCAACACGGATCCCGAGCTGTCCGCGCTGATCATCACCGGCACCGGTGACGTGTTCGCGCCGGGAGGTGACCTCGGAGGCAGGTCCGAGCCCGGAGACTCCTACCCCACCGACCTCAGGAGCGAGGACATCCTGCCGTTCCTCACGGTCCGTGACAGTCGGGCGCCCGTCGTCTCCGCGGTCAACGGCATCTGCCAGGCCGGTGGCCTGCTGATCGCGATGATGTCCGACATCGCGGTCGCCAGTGACCGCGCCGTCTTCCGGGTGCCCGAACTGCTGCGCGGTATCCCCGACGCCACCTACGCCGCCGTGCTGCCCGCGCACGTCGGGCTTGCCATGGCCCGCGATCTGCTGCTGTCCGCCCGCCGCTTCGACGCGGCCGAGGCACAGCGCCTGGGCGTCATCAGCCGGGTCGTCCCGCACGACCAGTTGCGTGAGGCCGCGCTGCAGGCCGCGGGTGAGATCCTGCAGACCGCTCCGGAGGCCCGGATGCACGTCAAGCGCATGCTCAACGAGCGCTACGGTCTCATCGACTACCAGACGATGACCTGGTCGCTGGAGAACTCGCCGGAACCGCGCGAGGGAATGCGCGCCTTCATGGAGAAGCGCGCGCCCGCCTGGATTCCCGCGGAGTTCGCGAACGGCGGCGGCCGGCGATGA
- a CDS encoding SDR family NAD(P)-dependent oxidoreductase — METGLGGRTVVVTGGNANIGRAVALAFAAESCNVVIVGRDEKQGRQVCEDLASQGARGVLWQAADVTDRAQVAAMAAAVHARFGPVDVLVNNVGGNVGMDAFADSDPDTWERDIALNLTSTLNCTHALLPRMIEQGRGRIINIGSTSGIVGDPLLAVYSAMKGAVHTFTKVLAKEVGRHGITVNAVAPYGTVPQDFQKEVSAGSRWHPQGVFARLAATRAEEFHSIGRRTVLTRQTAYPAEIAAAAVYLASDGAAFVTGQVLCVDGGTQIA, encoded by the coding sequence ATGGAGACCGGACTGGGCGGGCGCACGGTGGTCGTCACCGGAGGGAACGCCAACATCGGGCGGGCGGTGGCGCTGGCCTTCGCCGCTGAGAGCTGCAACGTCGTCATTGTGGGCCGGGACGAGAAACAGGGCCGCCAGGTCTGCGAGGACCTGGCCAGCCAGGGGGCCCGGGGCGTGCTGTGGCAGGCCGCGGACGTCACGGACCGCGCCCAGGTCGCGGCGATGGCCGCTGCCGTGCACGCCCGGTTCGGCCCGGTGGACGTCCTCGTGAACAACGTCGGCGGCAACGTCGGCATGGACGCGTTCGCCGACTCCGACCCGGACACCTGGGAACGCGACATCGCGCTCAACCTCACCAGCACGCTGAACTGCACCCATGCTCTCCTGCCCCGGATGATCGAACAAGGCCGTGGGCGGATCATCAACATCGGCTCGACATCCGGAATAGTCGGCGACCCGCTGCTCGCCGTCTATTCGGCGATGAAGGGCGCGGTACACACCTTCACAAAGGTGTTGGCCAAGGAGGTCGGGCGGCACGGCATCACCGTGAACGCCGTCGCGCCCTACGGCACGGTTCCGCAGGACTTCCAGAAGGAGGTCAGCGCCGGCAGCCGCTGGCATCCACAGGGCGTCTTCGCGCGACTGGCCGCGACCCGGGCCGAGGAGTTCCACTCGATCGGCCGCCGGACCGTGCTGACCCGCCAGACCGCCTACCCCGCCGAGATCGCCGCCGCCGCCGTCTACCTCGCCTCCGACGGCGCAGCCTTCGTGACCGGCCAGGTGCTCTGCGTGGACGGCGGAACGCAGATCGCCTGA
- a CDS encoding alpha/beta fold hydrolase gives MCPVELAVDVPAPDGAWQIAVSIHLPAGEVASAGPRPVLVALPGGGYNRRYFDLPAAGFSQAEHHCRQGTVVVAIDHLGVGDSTVPPPAVTTLATLAAANHTVVTDLLARLRGGTVAPGVPPLEVSAVIGAGQSLGGHVLAAMQADHRTFDGVAMLGSSMSATTMPVRPGTPEVEIPAGTPDADAALLALANTDWPWVFHWQDSPDGADTVGGPDANPPATPWDRASLIAADLAGGLPARRTAPPWGSLTAPGFGFESMLPGVVSAQIACIDVPVLLATGERDVCRPLTVELAGFVAATDLAGFVVPRMAHMHNFADTRGLLWERLDAFIAHVARAATRSAG, from the coding sequence TTGTGCCCGGTCGAACTGGCCGTCGATGTGCCCGCACCGGATGGAGCGTGGCAGATCGCGGTAAGCATCCATCTGCCGGCGGGGGAGGTTGCTTCGGCAGGCCCGCGGCCCGTTCTCGTCGCGCTTCCCGGCGGCGGATACAACCGGCGCTACTTCGACCTGCCAGCCGCCGGATTCAGCCAGGCGGAACACCACTGTCGGCAGGGCACCGTCGTCGTCGCGATCGACCATCTCGGGGTCGGTGACAGTACCGTTCCACCGCCGGCGGTCACCACCCTGGCGACTCTTGCCGCCGCGAACCACACCGTCGTCACCGACCTGCTGGCACGGCTGCGGGGCGGCACGGTCGCGCCGGGCGTCCCGCCGCTGGAGGTCTCCGCCGTGATCGGTGCCGGCCAGTCGCTCGGCGGCCACGTGCTCGCCGCGATGCAGGCCGACCACCGCACCTTCGACGGCGTGGCGATGCTCGGCAGCAGCATGTCCGCCACCACCATGCCCGTCCGCCCGGGCACCCCCGAAGTCGAGATCCCGGCGGGAACGCCCGACGCGGACGCGGCCCTGCTCGCGCTGGCGAACACCGACTGGCCCTGGGTCTTCCACTGGCAGGACAGTCCTGACGGCGCTGACACCGTCGGTGGCCCGGACGCCAACCCGCCGGCCACGCCGTGGGACCGGGCCTCCCTGATCGCCGCGGACCTGGCAGGAGGCCTCCCCGCACGGCGGACCGCCCCACCGTGGGGCAGCCTCACCGCCCCGGGATTCGGCTTCGAGTCGATGCTGCCCGGGGTGGTGAGCGCCCAGATCGCGTGCATCGACGTCCCTGTTCTGCTCGCGACCGGTGAGCGGGACGTCTGCCGCCCGCTCACCGTGGAGCTCGCCGGCTTCGTCGCGGCCACCGATCTCGCGGGTTTCGTCGTGCCCAGGATGGCGCACATGCACAACTTCGCGGACACCCGCGGCCTGCTGTGGGAACGTCTCGACGCTTTCATCGCCCACGTGGCCCGGGCCGCAACCCGATCCGCCGGCTGA
- a CDS encoding SLATT domain-containing protein produces the protein MRTRPASDTSTSASKAPASAPKAPASASEAPASEAPASEAPVPVPVPDPPDAAWAQAVASCRGIVDAEVRPLRDRYRRRASRHQLFYRLSGLATLLLAVSLPLLAGLRFDHRDVALSVVGVCVAVLTGLREFYRWDEVGSRLRRTENALSDALLRWELAVSDGVPAADPEQGPRACYTATEELLTTVRAIRDAQAAA, from the coding sequence ATGCGCACGCGCCCGGCCTCGGATACGTCGACTTCGGCATCGAAGGCGCCGGCTTCGGCTCCGAAGGCGCCGGCTTCGGCCTCGGAGGCGCCGGCTTCGGAAGCGCCGGCCTCGGAGGCGCCAGTTCCTGTTCCGGTTCCCGATCCGCCGGATGCGGCGTGGGCGCAGGCCGTTGCCAGCTGCCGCGGGATCGTCGACGCCGAGGTCCGTCCGCTGCGCGACCGGTATCGGCGGCGAGCGAGTCGGCACCAGCTCTTTTACCGTCTCAGCGGGCTGGCCACGCTGTTGCTGGCGGTCAGCCTGCCGCTGCTCGCCGGCTTGCGGTTCGACCACCGTGACGTGGCCCTGTCCGTCGTGGGCGTCTGCGTGGCGGTGCTCACCGGGCTGCGCGAGTTCTACCGGTGGGACGAGGTGGGGTCCCGACTGCGGCGGACCGAGAACGCGCTCTCCGACGCGCTCCTGCGCTGGGAACTGGCGGTCAGCGACGGCGTCCCGGCCGCCGATCCCGAGCAGGGCCCGCGTGCCTGCTACACGGCGACGGAGGAGCTTCTCACCACGGTCCGCGCGATCCGGGACGCCCAGGCCGCCGCATAG